In Catharus ustulatus isolate bCatUst1 chromosome 30, bCatUst1.pri.v2, whole genome shotgun sequence, the DNA window GTGTCCTGGGATCTTGGGAAatgcagggcactgggatgggctgagaATGCTGGGCTGAgagcactggaatgggctgggaatCACTGAATCATAgaacatcctgagctggaagggacccactgggatcactgagtccagctcctggccctgcacagacactacaacaatcccatcctgtgcctgagagcattgcccAAATGCTCTTGGAGCTCTTGAGgccctgcccattccctgggagcctgttcagtgcccaaccaccctctggcGAAAGAACCTTTTTCTGATACCCACCTAAACCACTCCTGGCACACTCCAACCATTCCCTGGATCCTGTCCCTGGTCACAGGGGGCAGAGATCGGAGCTGCAGATTCCCAGGGTCTCCCTGCcgtctcctccaggctgaacaaacccaagtgccctcagctgctctttgtgtGGCTCATCCAGATGCTTCCCTGTCCTTGTGTCCTTCCTTTGGATACTGTCCAGGGGTTTGATGTCTTTTTTATGTCACGGTGGCTGAAACTGCCCCCAGGATTGggggtgaggctgccccagcctaGCGTAGAGCAGGTCAATCCCTTCTTACTCCCTGCCCGGTGGCCCCCAGGACATGGATGTCCCTCCTGactgccagggcacagctggctcagaaCCAAATGGCCACTGACCAGCACCACCAGGGCCCTTCCTGCAACTGCTCTCCAGCACCTCATTTCCCATCTGTCCATACATCCAaggttgccccatcccaggtgggGTAATGCTGGACTGGGAGTACTGGGCTtaactgggggcactgggttGGGACCCTCCCATGGTTTCAGGGGACTTTGGAGAACCCTTGGAACTGGGGAGGGAAtatccctgcttttcctggggTCAAAGGGTGGGCGGAGGGGATACCCAgtcccttccctctcccatcccattcccatcctgtCTCTCCGGTGTTGCTCTTCCTGCCCTGACCCTGGGCCAACTTCCTGCACCCCAGGGACTGCCCCAGGGAGGTTTaggcagggaggaggggtgTGAGGTACGGCAGAGGGATTTGGTGGGGGGTGGATTGTCTGGTGACATTTGGGCattgggaaggagaaagaatCTGGAATGTGAGGAGCCTccccctgtgcctcagtttcccctaTGACCCGATGGGGGCCCTGCCTGTGCTTGTGGGgcctcacctgggcagggctgtcTGTGGctacagctggagctgcacagttgctgtttgtctgtttttctcctcatttcttggtttttttttcccctgaaaattcCAGCCCGTCCCACAGCCGCTGGCAGCACAAGTTTCTCTCTGTCCTAAATCgcagtttgaattttttttctttttttttttttttccccgaacccACTCAAAAGCTCAGTCCGGGAGGTGGCAGTGTCACCCGGAGGACGTGgcaacccaaaatccacctaAATCCACACAAAATCCGCACaagcccaaaccaaaccccacgCAGACCCCAGGAGGAGACCCCCAAGATCCCTTATTCCAACCTCCCTCCTGACGGTTCCCACGGGGAATATCCAGGTGTCACTGCCACCTCTGTGTGGTTCGGTCCTTGGAGGAGATGCACACTTTTCccagttttacagaaaaagtggaaaaaccGCCTTCCAGTGCCCCCCGGGCGCCACGCACCCCACACAAAATCCTGCACCCACCTCCTCCCATCTTCCCGGTAccctttttcctgtgtttgtaCCACTTCGCCTGTTTTCTTTCCGAACTCTTTGCTCCGCacaccccccaccccaccccgctccaaaaccacatttatttttagcagcCAATTGAAGatgaaggaggagggaaaatatactaaaaaaagaggaaagaaaaagggaaaaaaaccgGGATTttgtccctgctggagccagagtCATCTTGGAGCTGCAGCGAGGCGATGTGGGGTGTGGGGAGCCGGGGGGTGCTCCTGGCGCTGGTCCTGCTCCCAGGtaacaccccccccccccccccccccaatcccctggTTTTGGGCAATTTCGGGTGTTTTGGGGCGGTTGGAGGAGGGAGGGTGCGGAGCCGGGTACTCATTAATCCGAGCGCAACCACGCGTGGTTCCCCTACCCCTCTGAATGTCTGGGGAAGGGGTTTGGGATAAAACAGGCCGGTTTTGGTCATTGCCCCCGTCCAATATAATTTGGAGCTTTTTTGGAGGGAGAAGACACCTACATCTCCTTGGGTTTGGGGCGGGgtgagggtgggaaggggaagccGTAAGAGGAACTAAAATCCGgctttaatgaatttttttaaaaaagacaaaaaaggggAGCATTTCCACCCCACCCCCCGCTCGCCCCGGGGTTCACCTCCGCGCCGCTGACCCAGTGGGCTCCCCCATGCTCCCCGCCgcgggggaaactgaggcacgtGGGCAACGCTGGGCACCGCGGGGCTTCGGGTGGCGGGGGCTTAATTTGGGCGGCCAGGATGTGTTTGGGGAGCTAGGGGTTCTCCATGGGATGCCCTCTCTCTTCCCCGGAGTTTCCTCCTCCCCATCGGGGTGCCGGGCACCCCAACCCCGCTCCAGGATGCCTTTGGATGGGTGCGGGGTGCCCTCCCCACCTCAGGAtcctctgtcacctccccagggctctgtgaggGATTCAACATCGACGTGGGGCGTTCGCGGGTCTTCCAGGGGCCCCCCGAGTCCCAGTTTGGGTACCGGGTGCTGCAGTGGGGGGGCGATGGGGACAAGTGGTGAGTGATCCCCAGGGGAACCCAGGGGAGATAGGAGGaaagggggaaactgaggcaggaaaggcaaaacaggaaggaaggcagtgaggtgggaaaggagcagctgaggaggggaagagggaaacTGAGGATAGGCGGGGGAAACTGTCAGAAAACGGGAGAAAGGAGGGGGAAACTAAGGTGGGATGCCAAAACTGAGGTGGGAAGTGGGGAAAGTGAGTTTGGGAAAGAGAAGCTAAACCAGGGAGCGGGGAGATTGAGATTGGGAAGGGGAAACATAGGAGggcaagggctggagcagcaggaggctgtggCCAGAGggctggacagacagacagaagcGACCTCGGTGCCATAGTGTggggggcagagcccagcacggTGGTCTCAAAAATGTGGTGGCTGGGTTGGAGTGAGGCGGGGGTGGTGACATCCCTGGTGCCCCCTAtgtgtccctccctgtgtccccacttGTCCCTCCAGGCTGCTGGTGGGGGCCCCATGGGATGGGAACGGTCAAGGTGACATCTACAAGTGCGGCATGGGACTCCAAAACTCTTCCTGTGCCAAGGCCAACCTAGGTACTGAAGGGCGTGGCTACGACCATTGAGGTCTGTGGGACCCCAGGGTGCTCACCGCActtctgtccccatgtcctcaaggggctgcagctccatggCTCCACAGCAGCGCTGGGCACCTCGGGATGACATTGGTAGACTCCAAGAACGGTGGATTTGTGGTAAGCAGAGCCTCCACAGATGAAAACTGAGgcatggcaggggatggggggagCGAGGTGGATGTCACCCACTGTTGCATCCTCATGTCACTCCCCAAGGCGTGCGCCCCACTTTGGTCCCAGGAATGTGGCACCTCTGTGTTCAGCTCTGGCCGCTGTGTCCAACTCAATGAGAAGCTCCAGCCCATGGGGACCATTGCACCCACAACACAGCGTGAGTGGAGTGGGATgtactgggatatactgggatgtGCCACCCTGGTGTTACTGTGTCCCCTACCAGGCTGTTCTACCTACATGGACATCATCCTGGTTCTGGACGGCTCCAACAGCATCTACCCCTGGGAGGAGGTGCAGGCATTTCTTGGGAACATCCTGGGACGCTTCTTCATCGGTCCTGGGCAGACCCAGGTCAGGACATGGTGTCCTCAAGGCTGGgatggtgtccccagggcagagtGATTGTCTCCAGGGCAATGCTGTTGCCCCTGGGGTGATGCCAGCCTTGGGGTGATGTCAGTGTTCCCAGGGTGATGCCACCCCTGTGGAgatgctgctctggggtggCATCATTGTCCCCAGACTATGCCAACTGGAGACGGTTTTGGAGGGCCCAAAGGTGCCTTTTTCCAGGGATTAGGGGTTCCTGTGGGATTTAGGTGAGCTTCCTTTGCATTTAGGGGCTCAGGTTTCCTCTTGGTGAGGGAGCTTCTGTACAGGGAGCGGGTGGTGCAGGAGcaggtgccagggcagcaccctggggatttgaggggtccCTGTGGTCTTGGTGATTTACTGGAGGTTTGAGGGATGTCCCTGTGGATTTGGGGCTCCCTCTCGCTCTGACTCTCCCCATTTCAGGTGGGGGTGCTGCAGTATGGAGAGCGGCTGGTGCAGGAGTGGGCACTGGGGCAGCACCCCACGGCCCAGCGCCTGCTTGAGGCTGCCCGGAATCTGACGCgtcaggaggggagggagactCGGACGGCCATGGCCATCCGGCAGGCATGGTGGGCTATGGAATGGGAATGCGAGGGGGATTGGGGGTAGAACTGGGGATGTGATTGGTTTCAGGATTGagatcaggattgggattgggagaGGGAGCGGGTCTGGAGTTTGGATCAGAATTGGGATTACGGTGTAGGTTGGGTTCGGGACTGGAATTGGTATCAGGTTTAGGATCTAGTCAGGATTCGGATTGaggttgggtttgggattggggttgggattgggactgggatctGGATCAGGGTTGGGGTTGAGATCAGTAtaagggatgggagcagggtcAGGACTGGGGAGAGTATTAGGatgggggtggcacaggggctgATTGTGTCAGCCAcattcccacagcacagagTCCTTCAGCCCAGCGCAAGGCGGGCGCCCAGGGGCTAcgcggctgctgctggtggtgacaGATGGGGAGTCCCATGACGGGGATGAGCTGCCGGCAGCGCTGGCAGAGTGCGACCGGCAAAATGTCACCCGCTATGCCATCGCTGTAAGGCCCCTCTCACCGATCCTCATCTCTGCATTTCCCTTAACCCTGGGAGGGCTCCTGTTGACCCTTGTCCCTCCCTCAGGTCCTGGGGCACTACCTGCGTCGGCAGCAGGATCCTGAGGATTTCATCCGGGAGATCAAGTCCATTGCCAGTGACCCCGATGAGAGGTATTTCTTCAATGTCACAGATGAGGCTGCCCTGAATGACATTGTGGATGCTCTGGGAGATCGGATCTTCAGTCTGGAAGGTGCTGGCTTAAGGCTGGGaccctgggaagggctgggaattcccactggaagcacagctggagacacagtctccttcctctccccgGTCAGGCACCCACGGGGACAACGAGAGTGCCTTTGAGCTGGAGATGTCCCAGATCGGCTTTTCCATCCACCGCCTCGAGGTGATCCCACTAGGAAAGGCGGAAAATATCCCTCAGCCcatctcagccctgctgagtGTCCTGGGATGGGATAGTGACATTGGTGGTGGTTGGGGATACTGAGGCATTCTGGGTTGATGTGTCCCACCCATCTGGCAGGACGGGATCCTCTTTGGAATGGTCGGAGCCTATGACTGGGAGGGGGGTGTGCTGGAGGAGAGCCAGCGTGGACGCATTGTTCCACACCGGGAAGCGTTTCAGAAGGAATTCCCGCTCGAGCTGAAGAACCATGCAGCATATCTGGGTATGGGAGATCCCAAGGGATGAGGGTGTCCCAAGGGATTTGAGGTGAAGCAGGCATAGTCCATATCCTCCAGATTGGAGATGAATCAGGGATGTTCAATGTCCTGGAGATCAGGGGTGAAGTGGAGATGCTCCATGTAATGGATATTTGGGATGCTTTGTGATACAGAAATGCTcacatcccagggatgctccatgtCCTGTAAATTTGGGGTGCCCTGGCGATGCTCCATactccagggatgctccaaacCTGGCTATTTAGGGTGTCCTCAGGAGCACACTGGGGAACCTGTCTCCCTGGGGCTATGCCTCCTGCTGACCCTGCTTCCCCTCCCAGGGTACTCCGTGTCCTCGCTGCAGCTCGCAGGAGGGCAGCGCTTGTTAGTGGCTGGTGCCCCCCGATTCCAGCACAAGGGCAAAGTTATCCTCTTCCAGCTGGACCCCATGGGGACTGTGACGGTGGCCCAGGCACTAATGGGGGAGCAGGTGAGGGGCAGCTGGTGGCCTTGAGGGCCTTGGGTGGGAGTTTGGGCCCTCTACCCTCCCTCAGCCTCACAGCCCCTTGCACCCCCAGATCGGCTCCTACTTTGGCAGCGAGGTCTTGGCCCTGGACCTggagggagatggggacagtgacCTGCTGTTGGTGGCCGCACCCACCTACCTGGAGGGCCAgagcagggagacagggagagTCTATGTGTACCGTGTGGGGCAGGTGAGAGGGCAGGTGTGGGCCTGGGCGTGTCAGGCGCGGGGATAGCTGTACGGTGAGGGGCAGGTGGGGGGCTGTAGAGAGGGCAGGTGAGAGGGGCGGGGGGCTAGGCTGGACAGGAAGATCGGGGTGTACTGGAggcagggcactgggaggaTCAGCGGGATGCGAGGCATTGAGGGGATTAGAAGGGACCGGGGGAACACAGTGGGACTGAGGGGGGTGCCTGTCCCGTGGGGGTACCGAGGGCCCCCCCGCACCTCCCAGGACCTCCTGAGCCCCGCAGGGTCGCTGCACCCTGAGCCGAGACCGCAGGACTCCAGATTCGGCTCCGCCCTGGGCGCGGTGCCGAACCTGAGCCAGGACGGGCTGGTTGGAGCCGTGGTGGGAGCTCCGCTGGAGGACGAGCACCGCGGGGCTCTCTACGTGTTCCATGTCGCCCCGGACACCCTCCTGCCCCAGTACAAGCAGGTGAGACGGCGCTGGGAAAGCTGGGAGGCGCTAGGTGCCACGGTCGCGGTGAGTACAACCCTGTACGAGCCACAGGACAACGTGACACAACTCTCGTTCCCAGCGCATCGAGGCGGCGGCGCTGGGGTGGAACCTCCGGTATTTCGGGATCAGCGTGGACGGACGGGTGGACATGGATGGGGATGGGCTGGTGGACGTGGCCGTAGGGGCGCAGGGTGCGGCTGTAGTGCTGCGGTGAGTAGGGGTCAGGTGTTCTGGGATAGGGACATCCTGGCCACAGGGATACCCCGGCAATAGGGACATGGAGAAGAACAGAGACACCCCGGGGACAGTGATGGGTGGTCATGGGGACATTCAGGGGAAAGGGacgccgtgcctcagtttcctcttGTGAGAATTTGGGATGCTTCTGGGATCCTCCCAGGGCTCTCCATGTCTCAGTTTCCCCTGTGACAAGATCCAGGGTAGGGCCGggtgggtgtccctgtccccgcatGATCTTGATGAGATCCCAGATGTGACTGTGTCCCTCAGGTCCCGCTGGATCATCCAGGTGTCTGCATGGATGTCTGTGGAGCCAGCGGCCGTCAGTGTCACACGCCGGAACTGCCAGCGCAACGGCTCCAGCGCCGTCTGCCTCCGGGCCCGGATCTGCTTCCGTGCTGAGACACGCACACAGAACCCCATGGGCATGGATATTGGTGAGTGCTGGCAATGAGGGACTGCAGGGTCCTTCGAGCATTtttggagcatccctggctgtccctggagcatcccaggagcatcccaaaGGGTTCTGGAGCAGCCTTGGAACATCCCAAGGTATTaccagagcatccctggctgTCTCCAGAGAATCCCAGGGCGGGATCCTTAGAGAACCTGGAGCATTTCAGGAACATTCCAGGAGCATTCCAGGGTGTTCTGGAGAATTCCTGGAGCATGTCTGGACCATCCAGAGGGCCCTGGATCATCACAGGATGTTGCTGGAGGATCGCAATATCCCTGGAGCCTCCAAGGAGCATCCCACGGGCATTCCCTTAATCTTTCCAGAGCATATATATGGTGATCCTGGACCACCCATGGAACATCCCAGGGTagccctggaatgtcccaggagCATCCTGCAGTGTCCCTTGAATATCAACAGAGCACCCATATCCCTGGAGCCCCACTAGAACCTGCCATAACATCGTGGAGCCTTTGAGCCTTCCCTGGCCCCCTGCTTGTGCAACCCAGCATGTCCCTGGAGCATGCCCAGACTTCTCCGGAGTCCCACTGGAGCACCCACTCCCGCAGGTGTCTTGGTCCCTGACCCGCTCCCTATCCCCCAGATCTCCGGTACAATGTATCCCTGGAGGAGCGGATCCCAGGATCCCGTGCTGCCTTTGACTCAGGTGCCCGCAGGCTGCTCCAGCGCCGAATTGAGTTCCcactgggaaggcagagctgcatcCGCATCCCCTTCCATGTCCTGGTCAGCCCCAGGactcctccctgccccattGGAGGGCTCTTCCCACCCTTTGTTCCTGGGGTCTGACAGGAATGAGGCTGATGGGATCCCCTGATTCTGCAGGACACCTCAGATTACCTGCGGCCCCTCAGCCTCAGCCTCACCTGGGCCCTGGATGTATCTGCGAGGTCGGTGCTGGATGAGGCATCTCCCACCACCATCCACAGACTGGTGTGTACTGAGAGGGGTGTTTCCAGACACTGGGATCACCCCTGAACACCAGGATCACACCTGGCTCCTTCCAGATCCCATTTTTCAAGGATTGTGGGGACGACGATGAGTGTGTCACCGACCTGGTGCTCAAGGCCACCACAGACATTGTGGGCTCCAGGtacccctggtgtccccccagtgtTCTCATGATGTCCCTGGGATCCCAGGAGCCTCCTGTGACCCCTTGGCCTCCAGGCAGAGCCCCCACATCCTGCGGAAAGGCCGGAGGCGGATGCTGGTGGAGGTGGAGCTGGAGAACCGGGAGGAGAATGCCTACAATGCCAGCCTGTGGCTGCACCTGCCCAGGAACCTCCACTTCTCCAGCCTCATGCTCCAGGTACAGCCTAGGGGTGGCCCAAATCCCTGAGGAGCCTCTCCAAACTCTTCCACCAGGGTGAAGATGGAGACCCAGGTCTTTGGAGAACCTCTAGGTCATTCTTGTCCCAACCCATCCCAGGTGGGATGGGTTGGAGTTGATTGAGTCCCCAAACCCATTTCAGGTGGGACAGGGGTGTTGATTGTGTCCCCAACCTCTCCAGTGTGGGAGCTGGGGTCAACTATTCAGCCTATTCTGTGTGGGCCATGGGGGTCCATTGTGTCCTACCAAGTGGGAGATTGTGTTCCATGGTCACCTGTGGCCCCCCCAGCAACCCTTGTGGGGGGTCTATTGCTGCcacctcccagtgccccaaGCACTCCATGTCCCAGTGCCCATCGTGTCCCCCTGGCAGGATCCCAGCACGGTGAAGTTGGagtgctcagccctgggtgGGCACCGCCGGCGCTGCAGTGTAGGGTACCCTGTCTTCCGCTCGCAGGCCAAGGTAggacccccgagacccccatGAGccccttgggacccccaaacccccaccaCACCCCTCTgagtccccccaggtgtccttCACCTTGGAGCTGGAGTtcagctgctccatccttctGGACTGTGCTGAAGTCACACTCCAGGCCACCAGGTAGGGGTGTGGGGAGGGGCTGCACTCCAGGGGCATGGGTGGAGTCTGGGGATATTCCCAAGTGTCTCCCCCATCTAGTGACAGCACCGAGGTGACACCACAGGACAACGTGGTCAAGCTTTCTGTTCCCATCCGCTATGAGCCCAACCTGTTCCTGtccaggtggggctgggagaaTGTGAGGCAGAGTGGGGGGGTCATGGAGGGGCGACACACACCATGGATGTGACCCTCTTGTGTGCCCCCCCAGTAACACCAACCTGCATCGCTATGAGGTTCATCCCCTTGGCACCTTCACCCGCAGCTCTAGCCCTGAGTTCACCACCACGGTCAAGGTGAGATGATGAGGGCCTGGGAAGTGGGGCCTGGGGGAGCCCTGACTCATTGTGTGCCCATCCAGGTGCAGAATTTGGGGTGCTACCCCATCCAGAACATCACCTTGCACGTggccctgccagcactgggccACCATCGGGCCACCATTATGTCTGTC includes these proteins:
- the ITGA10 gene encoding integrin alpha-10, which produces MWGVGSRGVLLALVLLPGLCEGFNIDVGRSRVFQGPPESQFGYRVLQWGGDGDKWLLVGAPWDGNGQGDIYKCGMGLQNSSCAKANLGAAAPWLHSSAGHLGMTLVDSKNGGFVACAPLWSQECGTSVFSSGRCVQLNEKLQPMGTIAPTTQRCSTYMDIILVLDGSNSIYPWEEVQAFLGNILGRFFIGPGQTQVGVLQYGERLVQEWALGQHPTAQRLLEAARNLTRQEGRETRTAMAIRQACTESFSPAQGGRPGATRLLLVVTDGESHDGDELPAALAECDRQNVTRYAIAVLGHYLRRQQDPEDFIREIKSIASDPDERYFFNVTDEAALNDIVDALGDRIFSLEGTHGDNESAFELEMSQIGFSIHRLEDGILFGMVGAYDWEGGVLEESQRGRIVPHREAFQKEFPLELKNHAAYLGYSVSSLQLAGGQRLLVAGAPRFQHKGKVILFQLDPMGTVTVAQALMGEQIGSYFGSEVLALDLEGDGDSDLLLVAAPTYLEGQSRETGRVYVYRVGQDLLSPAGSLHPEPRPQDSRFGSALGAVPNLSQDGLVGAVVGAPLEDEHRGALYVFHVAPDTLLPQYKQRIEAAALGWNLRYFGISVDGRVDMDGDGLVDVAVGAQGAAVVLRSRWIIQVSAWMSVEPAAVSVTRRNCQRNGSSAVCLRARICFRAETRTQNPMGMDIDLRYNVSLEERIPGSRAAFDSGARRLLQRRIEFPLGRQSCIRIPFHVLDTSDYLRPLSLSLTWALDVSARSVLDEASPTTIHRLIPFFKDCGDDDECVTDLVLKATTDIVGSRQSPHILRKGRRRMLVEVELENREENAYNASLWLHLPRNLHFSSLMLQDPSTVKLECSALGGHRRRCSVGYPVFRSQAKVSFTLELEFSCSILLDCAEVTLQATSDSTEVTPQDNVVKLSVPIRYEPNLFLSSNTNLHRYEVHPLGTFTRSSSPEFTTTVKVQNLGCYPIQNITLHVALPALGHHRATIMSVTHVLAENATCVLQPPDEGTEVVPVPPEDLLHVERLDCSNTWCQELSCRLGRLERGGGVSVQLLRTLHDSFFSRVKFRSVRIVSSVWLGVTGDMLVLEEGAQHREMVLEVLQGRRVPVSLWILGGSALGGLLLLALLILGLWRLGFFSHRKLPREDEEH